The following proteins are encoded in a genomic region of Cryptococcus gattii WM276 chromosome I, complete sequence:
- a CDS encoding Conserved hypothetical WD repeat protein (Similar to TIGR gene model, INSD accession AAW43234.1), which produces MATQLPPPKRQRSAYAQSQMPKVEEPAKDVPSIVVQFKSAEDGSSLGPAINLPADTARDALQMLVNKLRGEAEDPLPYAFHLVPKVPSTSTTPASARVQINNSIQSDALEVKNSTFSPEDVFELWCEPQAVFRVRSVGRCSATLTGHSSPILCCAQSPTGRYAATGSGDASCRVWDMETETPKWTLSGHKGWVLCVEWDSREKILATGGHDGQVRLWNPATGQPYGAPLLGHTKWVTALAFEPLHLVPKSSSGPRIASASKDGTVRVWNTSTRKLEFVLTGHAASVNCLRWGGENVIYTGSSDRTVKIWSGVDGKLIRTLSEHAHWVNTMALSTDFVLRTGPFDHTGKIPTSDEEVKKRAEERYKSVTSNQPETLITGSDDHTLYLWPDQASSSFSSTATPKKPLARLTGHQKQVNHVAFSPDGRMIASAGFDNAVKLWEGRTGKFIASLRGHVAAVYRVAWSADSRMLVSASKDTTLKLWNLKTYKIRVDLPGHTDEVYCVDFVADKVVSGGRDKTVKIWRN; this is translated from the exons ATGGCTACTCAACTTCCCCCGCCAAAGCGGCAGAGGTCGGCCTACGCGCAGTCCCAAATGCCCAAGGTGGAAGAACCGGCGAAAGACGTTCCCTCGATTGTGGTCCAGTTCAAATCTGCAGAAGATGGATCCAGTCTTGGTCCTGCGATTAACTTGCCTGCCGATACCGCCAGGGATGCTTTACAGATGCTTGTAAACAAGCTTAGGGGAGAA GCTGAAGATCCTCTGCCGTACGCCTTCCACCTCGTTCCTAAAGTACCTTCAACTTCGACGACTCCGGCATCTGCTCGAGTGCAAATCAATAACTCTATTCAATCTGATGCCCTTGAAGTGAAAAATAGTACTTTTTCCCCGGAAGATGTGTTTGAACTATGGTGTGAGCCGCAAGCGGTGTTCAGGGTTAGAAGTGTGGGGAGGTGCAGTGCTACATTGACTG GCCACTCATCTCCGATCCTTTGTTGTGCACAGTCTCCTACTGGTAGATATGCTGCTACAGGCTCGGGAGACGCTAGCTGCCGGGTGTGGGACATGGAGACCGAAACCCCCAAATGGACTCTGTCGGGCCACAAGGGTTGGGTTCTGTGCGTTGAATGGGATAGCCGGGAAAAGATCCTTGCTACTGGTGGACATGACGGACAAGTTAGGCTCTGGAATCCAGCCACAGGCCAACCTTATGGTGCGCCCCTTTTGGGTCATACCAAATGGGTCACTGCGCTGGCTTTCGAGCCTCTTCATCTCGTCCCTAAGAGCTCGTCTGGGCCCCGTATTGCCTCTGCTTCAAAAGACGGCACTGTCCGAGTCTGGAATACCTCCACCAGAAAGTTGGAATTCGTACTTACCGGCCATGCTGCGAGTGTCAACTGCTTAAGATGGGGAGGTGAGAATGTCATATACACAGGAAGCAGTGACAGAACTGTCAAGATTTGGAGTGGCGTTGAT GGAAAGCTTATCAGGACACTGTCTGAACATGCCCATTGGGTTAATACTATGGCGCTCAGCACAGATTTCGTCTTGAGGACTGGTCCATTCGACCACACTGGTAAAATCCCTACCAGCGATGAAGAAG TCAAAAAGCGCGCGGAGGAGCGATACAAATCTGTTACCTCCAACCAGCCCGAGACGCTCATTACTGGTTCCGATGATCACACCCTTTATCTTTGGCCCGACCAGGCTTCCTCGTCCTTCTCATCTACTGCTACTCCCAAGAAACCTCTCGCTCGGCTGACGGGGCATCAGAAACAAGTCAATCATGTTGCATTCTCCCCTGACGGCCGAATGATTGCCAGTGCCGGTTTTGACAACGCTGTCAAGCTCTGGGAAGGAAGGACAGGGAAATTTATTGCAAGTCTTAGAGGACATGTGGCAGCAGTGTACAGGGTTGCTTGGTCGGCGGACTCAAGGATGTTGGTTAGTGCAAGCAAGGATACAACGCTCAAA TTGTGGAACCTCAAAACTTACAAAATCCGTGTTGATCTTCCCGGCCATACTGACGAAGTATACTGTGTGGACTTTGTTGCCGACAAAGTCGTCAGTGGTGGCAGAGATAAGACTGTGAAAAT TTGGAGGAATTAA
- a CDS encoding Hypothetical protein (Similar to TIGR gene model, INSD accession AAW42839.1; CND05480), which produces MPARRIEKTGTVRGLVQRPDVEKKEDLRSSPQEPPRHPRLDLPAPSPPLLPPNPPYMTRSTSCGPTESGTPPDVPLPPAPIATPLSDSSSSTSPIKRSGSTPMLLPRSRSTSMSLKSPPTSSSFFDLYEQLGIWPKGETEEKKHDGILDKSEESVKSSPEDKLADGTVKQYSSKASPAADLIPTKAMSLSSPVMGASSSAWGPVLGHVSEGPSSPASAHGRPFVNAPPSSADAKSDDQQQQTSLSNLVGPSEEVVDPAEEITPNAKPSSSRSSDSYPAALEISTFTVDPRLSSDTQPTSVAMSIKNSRASRRFDVSTDPSSRDEARENLDMGGIEKVDNDEDDLPLSRTHANTAAAQQQRREVRQTPERSQTLSKVKVRGRNPGGDTDWDGEGGVPADVLTTKLEKALVMMEKMDLMRSVSHRHVSQADGKPVLPLQINRRPTWSESLTACELSPVDAVSRRPESPLPPIPKPPVKLLSAMVVSDKSTKQITFELQPKTTARDVLVDACKNGDLKESKNGMSWVLCEVFVEMDCERYVREYETLQSIISGWDISKGNRFEVRQSARGRTTSAKTVPTTPPMYGAWVLYETKKGKWSKRWLETRGGHVFLSKNGKGKDEVHLNTLFFDVYTMLGDYDKKSYVFTLKRGEISANFVDLGEYRYVFTCDGKEAWKLVSSIYDAKSYTLAQAHPHEIAAQRTAQLSQSPGNLWAADKASVPSSSRRLVELGKQGGQEEKASPVTAKGIPKF; this is translated from the exons ATGCCTGCGAGACGAATTGAGAAAACGGGTACTGTAAGAGGATTAGTCCAGCGGCCGGACGTcgaaaagaaggaagacCTCCGGAGCAGTCCTCAAGAACCGCCGCGTCACCCACGCTTAGACTTACCTGCTCCCAGTCCACCTCTTTTACCTCCTAATCCACCTTATATGACACGTTCCACTTCTTGCGGACCTACAGAGTCAGGGACACCTCCAGACGTTCCTTTACCACCCGCACCTATTGCGACACCGCTATCAGACTCTTCGTCATCCACCTCGCCAATCAAAAGAAGTGGCTCAACACCTATGCTTTTGCCCAGATCCAGGTCGACTAGCATGAGCCTGAAATCACCACCAACCAGCTCCTCGTTCTTTGATCTGTATGAGCAGCTGGGCATTTGGCCCAAGGGTGAGACagaggaaaagaagcaCGATGGCATTCTCGACAAATCAGAAGAATCGGTCAAGTCTAGTCCGGAGGATAAACTGGCTGACGGTACTGTCAAGCAGTACTCGAGCAAAGCCAGCCCCGCTGCTGATTTGATACCCACCAAAGCTATGTCTTTGTCTTCCCCAGTCATGGGAGCCAGCTCATCCGCGTGGGGGCCTGTGCTCGGACATGTTTCTGAAGGGCCGAGCTCTCCTGCTTCGGCGCACGGACGACCTTTCGTTAATGCCCCTCCTTCAAGCGCGGATGCTAAGTCGGATgatcaacaacaacagaCCTCATTATCTAATCTTGTCGGTCCCTCAGAAGAAGTCGTCGACCCCGCTGAGGAGATAACTCCAAACGCGAAaccatcctcctccagaAGCAGCGACTCCTACCCGGCCGCCTTGGAAATTTCCACATTCACCGTCGACCCAAGACTGTCTAGCGATACACAACCGACGTCTGTTGCCATGTCCATCAAAAACAGCAGGGCGTCAAGAAGGTTTGATGTCTCCACTGACCCGTCTTCGAGAGATGAAGCTAGGGAGAACCTAGATATGGGTGGAATTGAAAAGGTCGATAATGATGAGGACGACCTGCCTCTGTCTAGGACTCATGCAAACACTGCTGCTGCCCAGCAACAACGGCGTGAAGTTCGACAGACCCCAGAGAGATCTCAGACGCTTTCCAAAGTTAAAGTGCGAGGACGTAATCCTGGTGGTGATACGGACTGGGATGGCGAAGGCGGCGTGCCCGCAGATGTTTTAACAACCAAATTGGAAAAGGCGTTGGTCatgatggagaagatggatCTGATGAGATCTGTTTCACATCGACATGTGTCTCAGGCAGACGGAAAGCCTGTTCTCCCTCTCCAGATAAATCGTCGCCCAACGTGGTCCGAGTCGTTAACAGCGTGTGAGCTGAGCCCCGTAGACGCAGTTTCCAGAAGGCCCGAATCACCTCTACCCCCTATACCCAAGCCTCCTGTGAAGCTTCTTTCTGCCATGGTTGTCTCAGATAAGTCAACGAAGCAGATCACCTTCGAGCTACAACCGAAGACAACCGCACGAGATGTCCTTGTCGATGCCTGTAAAAACGGGGATTTAAAGGAATCAAAGAATGGTATGTCTTGGGTTCTATGCGAGGTCTTTGTGGAGATGGATTGTG AACGTTATGTGCGAGAGTATGAGACACTCCAATCCATCATCAGCGGCTGGGATATCTCCAAGGGTAATCGCTTTGAAGTGAGACAGTCTGCTCGCGGGAGAACCACGTCAGCCAAG ACTGTCCCAACCACTCCTCCTATGTATGGCGCGTGGGTATTATATGAAACAAAGAAGGGCAAATGGTCAAAGAGGTGGCTTGAAACCCGGGGCGGACATGTCTTCTTGTCCAAAAATGGAAAG GGAAAAGATGAAGTTCACCTGAACACCTTGTTCTTTGACGTATACACGATGTTGGGAGATTATGACAAGAAATCCTACGTTTTCACTCTCAAACGTG GCGAGATTTCAGCCAACTTTGTGGATCTCGGCGAGTATAGGTATGTCTTTACTTGCGATGGCAAAGAAGCTTGGAAACTTGTGTCCTCAATCTACGACGCCAAG AGTTATACCCTTGCCCAAGCACACCCCCATGAAATAGCTGCTCAACGTACTGCCCAACTATCCCAGTCACCAGGTAATCTCTGGGCAGCGGACAAGGCATCAGtgccatcatcttcaagaCGGCTCGTAGAATTGGGCAAGCAGGGGGGTCAAGAGGAGAAAGCTTCGCCTGTTACGGCGAAGGGCATACCGAAGTTTTAA
- a CDS encoding uncharacterized protein (Similar to TIGR gene model, INSD accession AAW43259.1), whose amino-acid sequence MEGKNEDMHTPRGPEDASNIADEYPSPERQNQDDMLGRDIQHHLDMHERDTRDTDSPGQTDMQMELAKQVAAQAIEAAVAHVQVNADRQETEETEACGQGSNGNERNIRMREEPHMSNSQHHPRQPVFSRPRQSFTALSPPNVATSVAGPSTLRRSPLPDTFSRSSALLSANDQIAILRESYARNPNPDRKELERLAAKTGRPWNKIREYFRQRRNKLRGLDQLEKMEEPGRASGWLQITYRSAPVTSQVPQLALYNSYRHRFDPYSSSTPLLETLGNNEALGRKDREVDPEEWERGMEGLVEPLRAGSWLLSSFQSQPGTSGSNITQTDLYTSYAARFSSLLTGVSGTSNGNAHLNDQHGLSDEETELRNHAESLKAFEDAGLGDTQGEEDQLSTVEESDQNEPSPASFPIEPNPLPQAPRESRLLTPVELINLTRMTFPACEPCVDASGRFVIKGLERREGLEPGRKSREGEMFPFALMSEKQPGEEFVKAMKRKLASLHPEGTERRSGGESKRKREEVLTEEDKELIEGLKRFRGSKLGEQVRDVCVSQ is encoded by the exons ATGGAGGGCAAGAACGAGGACATGCATACCCCAAGAGGACCGGAGGATGCT TCCAATATTGCCGACGAGTATCCCTCGCCAGAGCGACAGAATCAAGACGACATGCTCGGACGAGACATCCAACACCATCTAGATATGCACGAGCGGGATACAAGGGATACGGATAGTCCTGGTCAGACAGATATGCAGATGGAGCTTGCAAAACAGGTCGCAGCTCAAGCAATAGAAGCGGCTGTTGCCCATGTACAGGTTAATGCGGACAGACAAGAGACAGAAGAAACAGAGGCCTGCGGACAAGGTTCGAACGGTAATGAGAGGAACATCCGCATGCGCGAAGAGCCCCACATGTCAAATTCGCAACACCATCCTCGCCAACCAGTGTTTTCTCGTCCTCGACAATCATTCACCGCCCTGTCGCCGCCCAACGTTGCGACTTCTGTTGCCGGCCCATCGACACTGCGCCGTTCACCCTTGCCTGATACATTTTCTAGATCATCCGCGCTTCTTTCAGCCAACGACCAAATTGCTATTCTTCGGGAATCCTATGCCCGCAATCCTAACCCTGATAGAAAAGAACTTGAGAGGCTGGCGGCCAAGACTGGCAGGCCATGGAATAAGATCAGAGAATATTTCCGGCAGCGAAGAAACAAGCTGAGGGGCTTGGATCAACTAgaaaagatggaggaaCCCGGGAGAGCTTCGGGATG GTTACAAATAACATACCGCTCTGCCCCAGTCACCTCTCAAGTTCCCCAGCTTGCCCTCTACAACTCGTACCGTCATCGATTTGATCCATACTCCTCATCTACCCCGTTACTAG agacACTCGGAAACAACGAAGCCCTGGGAAGGAAGGACAGGGAGGTCGACCCAGAAGAGTGGGAAAGAGGGATGGAGGGCCTAGTTGAACCTCTAAGAGCTGGCAGTTGGTTGTTGAGCTCTTTCCAGAGCCAGCCAGGGACAAGTGGGTCAAATATCACCCAGACTGACCTTTACACTTCTTATGCCGCAAGGTTTTCCTCCTTGCTCACGGGAGTGTCGGGAACGAGCAACGGTAATGCCCATCTAAATGATCAACATGGCCTTTCAGACGAGGAGACTGAGTTGCGTAATCACGCCGAATCACTCAAAGCCTTCGAAGACGCTGGTTTAGGTGACACGCAGGGGGAGGAAGATCAGCTATCGACTGTCGAAGAATCGGATCAGAATGAACCTTCTCCTGCATCCTTCCCTATCGAGCCAAACCCGCTACCACAAGCACCACGTGAAAGCAGGTTACTTACGCCGGTTGAATTGATCAACCTGACTCGCATGACTTTCCCCGCATGCGAACCATGTGTTGATGCCTCAGGACGGTTTGTTATCAAAGGTTTGGAACGACGAGAAGGGCTGGAGCCGGGGAGGAAAAGCAGAGAAGGGGAAATGTTCCCGTTTGCATTGATGTCTGAAAAGCAGCCTGGGGAGGAGTTTGTCAAGGCCATGAAACGCAAGCTAGCAAGTCTTCATCCTGAAGGAACAGAACGTAGAAGCGGCGGTGAAtcaaagaggaagagggaggaagtATTGACaga
- a CDS encoding Hypothetical protein (Similar to TIGR gene model, INSD accession AAW43338.1; CND05460), whose protein sequence is MSTAERSPLSLQPPLNDADLFSDYPYPPGTPTAGIYARDGLWDEPEGIDASFSSGLNWEDRSASPTIYWSAQTSRKTSLAPTIDNTGKSMGRRGTFFSDNERAPTVRKKASNGERILGVDEPMKRVVKQKSFRMLNGMALGRRNELNVQVADGADDSFEAPPPMPSSPSTYFLSSPASINSPLQSPINHTYPGNYYSSPSNYPSPLHDFGPPLPSTSHLQSSKENVKPSQSSMSSSWKKGGSATVP, encoded by the exons ATGTCCACTGCTGAACGTTCTCCGCTCTCCTTACAGCCCCCCCTCAACGATGCCGACCTTTTCTCCGACTACCCCTATCCACCAGGTACGCCCACCGCAGGCATATATGCCCGCGACGGACTGTGGGATGAGCCTGAGGGGATAGACGCGTCTTTTTCGTCGGGCTTGAACTGGGAGGACAGATCGGCATCTCCGACTATCTATTGGTCTGCTCAGACTTCTAGGAAAACATCGCTGGCGCCTACTATAGATAACACCGGTAAGAGTATGGGAAGACGAGGCACTTTCTTTTCCGACAACGAAAGAGCACCTACGGTGAGGAAAAAGGCATCCAACGGGGAGAGGATTTTGGGCGTGGATGAGCCGATGAAAAGAGTGGTGAAGCAAAAGAGCTTCAGGATGCTTAATGGAATGGCTCTGGGGAGGAGAAACGAGCTGAATGTGCAAGTGGCAGATGGTGCGGATGACTCG TTTGAGGCGCCCCCACCGATGCCGTCGTCTCCGTCCACATATTTTTTGTCTTCGCCCGCATCAATCAATTCCCCTTTGCAGTCACCAATCAACCACACATATCCAGGTAATTATTACTCCTCTCCCAGTAATTATCCTTCTCCATTACATGACTTTGGTCCACCCCTCCCATCAACTTCTCACCTTCAGTCCTCAAAGGAGAATGTCAAGCCATCACAGTCGTCAATGTCTTCTTcatggaagaagg GCGGCTCTGCGACAGTCCCCTAA